In Pantoea cypripedii, the following proteins share a genomic window:
- a CDS encoding DcrB-related protein, whose amino-acid sequence MHYQFNEGAFSLFPAAWQDTTMNILRDEASGLALIVSRGPIPEGSDFEQEFQHQWDALRQQMGEIHQSTFAHVTAGPDHTLRAIEVETAYERNGQALWQKQLAAEVPGTRTLMVFTLSALRPFSEEDTGRWNAFRQSLTLHNPRKS is encoded by the coding sequence ATGCACTACCAATTCAATGAGGGCGCGTTTTCCCTGTTTCCGGCTGCCTGGCAGGATACCACCATGAATATCCTGCGTGATGAGGCCAGTGGCCTTGCGCTGATTGTCAGCCGTGGTCCTATTCCGGAAGGCAGCGACTTTGAACAAGAGTTTCAGCATCAATGGGACGCGCTGCGTCAGCAGATGGGGGAAATCCATCAGAGCACCTTTGCGCATGTCACTGCTGGCCCAGACCATACTCTGCGCGCCATTGAAGTGGAAACCGCTTATGAACGCAATGGTCAGGCACTATGGCAAAAGCAGCTGGCCGCCGAAGTACCCGGAACCCGCACCTTGATGGTTTTTACCCTCTCCGCCCTTCGTCCCTTCAGTGAAGAGGATACTGGACGCTGGAACGCATTTCGGCAGAGCCTGACGTTACATAACCCACGGAAATCTTAA
- a CDS encoding lysozyme inhibitor LprI family protein translates to MKFDTYLLVTVLSLSLPFHAAKASEESFTPAFKKCMSNSNGITVAMRDCYNDEIIKQDARLNKNYKAFLASHDSDTKKSFVEAQRLWLKYRDANCNAWMATEAGGTLALLVGDSCNLKMTAQRADELEIPASFSGIWRGERGEQISLSLTLKQTGNEITGTYCYMDGGDQIDCPAIGESDPLHGVVKGSSAIVWFPSTGGEPDKRKARITLKKEGKISWELLEDPDCCFTPTPHSFETLNRTG, encoded by the coding sequence ATGAAATTTGATACGTATCTATTGGTGACAGTTCTGTCTTTATCTCTACCCTTTCATGCGGCAAAAGCGAGTGAGGAGAGTTTTACTCCAGCTTTCAAAAAATGCATGTCCAATTCAAACGGAATTACCGTTGCGATGCGTGACTGTTATAACGATGAAATCATTAAACAGGATGCGCGATTAAATAAAAACTACAAAGCCTTCTTAGCATCACATGATAGTGATACCAAAAAATCCTTTGTGGAAGCACAGCGGCTATGGTTGAAGTACCGCGATGCAAACTGTAATGCATGGATGGCCACTGAAGCGGGAGGCACGTTAGCACTGCTGGTCGGCGACAGTTGTAATCTGAAGATGACTGCTCAAAGAGCGGATGAATTAGAAATTCCCGCCTCTTTCAGTGGTATTTGGCGAGGGGAGCGTGGGGAGCAAATTTCTTTATCACTGACCTTAAAACAAACAGGCAACGAGATCACCGGAACCTACTGTTATATGGATGGCGGTGATCAGATTGATTGTCCGGCGATTGGCGAGTCAGATCCCTTGCACGGAGTCGTAAAAGGTTCCTCGGCCATTGTGTGGTTTCCCTCTACAGGTGGTGAACCAGACAAACGCAAAGCCAGAATCACTCTAAAAAAAGAGGGAAAAATTTCCTGGGAATTGCTGGAAGATCCCGATTGTTGTTTTACTCCTACACCACATTCTTTCGAAACGCTGAATCGCACAGGCTAA